A genome region from Glutamicibacter arilaitensis Re117 includes the following:
- a CDS encoding MFS transporter, whose protein sequence is MDLSEGQVSLMLATPVLVGALGRIFTGALTDRFGARKMFTVVLLATVPAVLLVALAGSIGSFALLIIAGTYLGVGGSIFAVGVPFASAWYPPHKRGFANGVFGMGMIGTAISAFQTPRLLQSFGYWGTHLFLAGLLVVTAALVWFLMRESPAWKPNNQPLFPKVFGALKLAITWEMAFLYGIVFGGFVAFSTFLPKYLMTIYPENVDPIGAGTRTALFALAAVIARPIGGVLADKFGPKIIALISLAGIVSLAYIVGQQPSEGILTGVTFILMASAMGLGMGAVFAWIGPSTPPEKVGAVSGVVAAAGGLGGYFPPLAMGMTYHAETNSYALGLWLLVLVGTFALVVAGMLRGTRGRGGM, encoded by the coding sequence ATGGACCTCAGCGAGGGGCAAGTCTCCTTGATGCTGGCCACTCCGGTGCTGGTGGGCGCCCTCGGGCGTATCTTCACCGGTGCGCTGACCGACCGGTTCGGTGCTCGGAAGATGTTCACCGTCGTGCTCCTGGCGACGGTGCCGGCGGTATTGCTGGTGGCGCTCGCCGGTAGCATTGGAAGTTTCGCGCTGCTGATCATTGCCGGCACCTATTTGGGCGTCGGCGGGTCGATTTTCGCCGTTGGTGTTCCCTTTGCCAGCGCCTGGTACCCGCCGCATAAGCGTGGTTTTGCCAATGGCGTGTTCGGCATGGGCATGATCGGCACCGCCATTTCAGCGTTCCAGACTCCGCGGCTGCTGCAGAGCTTCGGATACTGGGGAACGCACCTGTTCCTCGCCGGCCTCTTGGTAGTGACCGCCGCGCTGGTCTGGTTCCTCATGCGCGAATCCCCGGCGTGGAAGCCGAATAACCAGCCGCTGTTTCCCAAGGTCTTCGGTGCGCTCAAGTTGGCCATCACTTGGGAGATGGCCTTCCTCTACGGCATTGTCTTCGGCGGCTTCGTTGCCTTCTCGACCTTCCTTCCCAAGTACCTGATGACCATCTACCCGGAGAATGTGGATCCGATTGGTGCCGGTACCCGTACGGCGCTCTTCGCTCTCGCCGCGGTGATCGCGCGCCCGATTGGCGGCGTGCTGGCCGATAAGTTCGGACCGAAGATCATTGCACTGATTTCCCTGGCCGGCATCGTGTCGCTGGCCTACATTGTCGGACAGCAGCCTTCCGAAGGCATCCTCACCGGCGTCACCTTCATCCTCATGGCATCGGCCATGGGCCTGGGCATGGGCGCGGTATTCGCCTGGATCGGTCCATCGACGCCTCCGGAAAAGGTCGGTGCCGTCTCCGGGGTGGTCGCTGCCGCTGGCGGCTTGGGCGGTTATTTCCCTCCGCTGGCAATGGGCATGACGTACCATGCAGAGACCAATTCCTATGCGTTGGGCCTCTGGCTGCTGGTACTCGTGGGAACTTTCGCCCTGGTGGTCGCGGGCATGCTGCGCGGCACCAGGGGCCGCGGCGGCATGTAG
- a CDS encoding YaeQ family protein: MAIGATIHTFEVQLADVDRGVYEDLSLRVAQHPSETDAYMVTRVLAYCLELEEGIAFSAGGVSTGEEPAILVKDLTGLITAWIEVGAPDAQRLHLGSKRADRAAVYTHRDPAKLLATWRGKTIHRSQDIVVRSFDSKFIDAAAQALTRRNTMSLSVTEGQIYLELNGTNLETQISTHEIE; the protein is encoded by the coding sequence ATGGCTATCGGCGCGACTATACACACCTTTGAAGTTCAACTTGCTGATGTAGATCGTGGGGTTTACGAGGATCTTTCGTTGCGTGTTGCGCAGCATCCCTCGGAAACCGATGCCTACATGGTCACCCGGGTGCTGGCCTACTGCCTCGAATTGGAAGAAGGCATCGCATTCTCTGCCGGAGGCGTTTCCACCGGGGAGGAGCCAGCCATTCTGGTCAAGGACCTCACCGGACTCATTACCGCTTGGATCGAAGTAGGCGCTCCGGACGCGCAACGTCTGCATTTGGGCAGCAAGCGCGCCGATCGTGCCGCTGTCTATACGCACCGCGACCCCGCCAAGCTGCTGGCCACCTGGCGCGGAAAAACCATTCACCGTTCGCAGGATATCGTGGTGCGTTCTTTCGACTCCAAGTTCATCGACGCCGCCGCGCAAGCGCTGACTCGCCGGAATACCATGTCCCTGTCGGTAACCGAAGGCCAGATCTATCTTGAGCTGAACGGGACGAATTTGGAAACACAGATCAGCACGCATGAGATTGAGTAG
- a CDS encoding glycerophosphodiester phosphodiesterase family protein translates to MKLRNITFGTATLALAVTMAMPAVAAQIEPTGADPLLIGHRGAAGVAPENTLPAIKAGSQSGAEFTEIDVQLSKDGVPFIFHDSTASRTTNIAEVFPERVDDPITSFTWDELQQLDAGSYFSEEFEGTKIPHFDEVPGALTDDTGVFIEIKDPAKSPGVEKLVADALAQNPEWKELADANKIEVLGFDAVSNQRFAQIAPEVPLQQLSGTVPSVAELANYASYADSFGTSYRTLDAAGAQRVKDAGLGLGVYTVNADAAADEALALGVERITGDFPQQINRHLDGQKIFPANNGVIIADSINDVPGSDTTPEKGEHVILENTGKRTIDVSGNILRDAANNILEIGEGYELEPGQKLRV, encoded by the coding sequence ATGAAACTGCGCAATATCACTTTTGGCACAGCAACCCTGGCTTTGGCCGTCACCATGGCAATGCCGGCTGTCGCCGCCCAGATCGAACCAACCGGCGCTGACCCGCTGCTGATCGGCCACCGCGGAGCTGCAGGCGTGGCACCGGAGAACACGCTTCCTGCAATCAAGGCAGGCAGCCAGTCCGGCGCCGAATTCACCGAAATCGACGTGCAGCTGTCCAAGGACGGGGTTCCGTTCATCTTCCACGATTCCACCGCATCGCGCACCACGAACATCGCCGAGGTTTTCCCTGAACGCGTGGACGACCCCATCACATCGTTCACTTGGGACGAACTGCAGCAGCTCGATGCCGGCTCATACTTCTCAGAGGAGTTCGAAGGAACCAAGATCCCGCATTTCGATGAGGTTCCAGGCGCTCTGACCGATGACACCGGCGTCTTCATCGAGATCAAGGATCCAGCCAAGTCCCCAGGGGTGGAAAAGCTGGTTGCCGACGCATTGGCTCAGAATCCTGAATGGAAGGAGCTTGCCGACGCGAACAAGATCGAGGTGCTTGGTTTCGACGCCGTGTCCAACCAGCGCTTTGCCCAGATCGCTCCGGAAGTTCCACTCCAGCAGCTATCCGGCACGGTTCCGTCCGTTGCGGAACTGGCCAACTACGCCAGCTATGCGGACTCCTTCGGCACGAGCTACCGCACGCTTGATGCGGCCGGTGCACAGCGTGTGAAAGACGCAGGCTTGGGCCTTGGCGTCTATACCGTGAACGCCGACGCGGCAGCTGACGAAGCGCTGGCCCTGGGCGTCGAGCGAATCACCGGGGACTTCCCGCAGCAGATCAACCGCCACCTGGATGGCCAGAAGATCTTCCCAGCCAATAATGGCGTGATCATTGCCGACTCCATCAACGATGTTCCAGGCAGCGACACGACCCCTGAGAAGGGTGAACACGTCATTCTGGAGAATACCGGCAAGCGCACCATTGATGTCAGCGGAAACATTCTTCGCGATGCAGCCAATAACATCTTGGAAATCGGCGAAGGCTACGAGCTTGAGCCAGGCCAGAAACTGCGCGTTTAG
- the tadA gene encoding tRNA adenosine(34) deaminase TadA, producing the protein MVHEFETWMDLALAEARAALATDDVPIGAVILSPAGEVLATGRNEREAGNDPTAHAEVVAIRNAVKALEAKGEDDGWRLSDCTLVVTLEPCAMCAGAIVLSRIPKLVFGAWDEKAGACGSVFDIVREPRLNHWVEVYSRVKEEECAELLREFFRGKRA; encoded by the coding sequence ATGGTGCACGAATTTGAAACCTGGATGGACCTGGCTCTGGCCGAAGCGCGCGCGGCGCTAGCCACCGATGACGTGCCCATCGGCGCAGTCATCCTCTCCCCCGCCGGCGAAGTTCTGGCCACCGGCCGCAACGAGCGCGAGGCAGGCAACGACCCCACGGCCCATGCCGAAGTGGTTGCCATCCGCAACGCCGTCAAGGCTCTGGAAGCCAAAGGCGAAGATGACGGCTGGCGGCTCTCGGACTGCACGCTGGTGGTGACACTCGAGCCCTGTGCCATGTGCGCCGGGGCCATCGTGCTCTCGCGCATCCCCAAGCTGGTCTTCGGCGCCTGGGACGAGAAGGCCGGAGCATGCGGCTCGGTCTTCGATATCGTCCGGGAACCTCGGCTGAACCACTGGGTCGAGGTCTACTCGCGGGTGAAGGAAGAGGAGTGCGCAGAGCTGCTGCGTGAGTTCTTCCGCGGCAAGCGAGCCTAA
- the upp gene encoding uracil phosphoribosyltransferase encodes MRVQVVDHPLVAHKVSVLRDKNTPSSIFRQLTDELVTLLAYEATREVKTESVQVQTPVATTIGTAIAKPTPLVVPILRAGLGMLEGMTRLVPTAEVGFLGMARNEETLDIITYADRVPNDLTGRQVFVLDPMLATGGTLAEAIKFIFDRGADSVTCICLIAAPEGVARLEEIHGDDDRVHVVLANLDEKLNEKSYIIPGLGDAGDRLYGVTPPIA; translated from the coding sequence ATGCGCGTACAGGTAGTCGACCACCCACTGGTGGCACACAAGGTTTCGGTTCTTCGTGATAAGAACACCCCATCCTCCATTTTCCGCCAGCTGACCGATGAGCTGGTCACGCTGCTGGCATATGAGGCCACTCGCGAGGTGAAGACCGAAAGCGTCCAGGTGCAGACTCCGGTTGCCACCACTATCGGTACCGCCATCGCCAAGCCAACCCCGCTGGTAGTGCCAATCCTGCGTGCTGGCCTGGGCATGCTCGAAGGCATGACCCGTCTGGTTCCAACCGCAGAGGTTGGCTTCCTGGGCATGGCCCGCAATGAGGAAACCCTCGACATCATTACCTACGCCGACCGCGTGCCAAACGATCTGACCGGCCGCCAGGTCTTCGTGCTCGACCCGATGCTGGCCACCGGCGGCACCTTGGCTGAAGCCATCAAGTTCATCTTCGACCGCGGCGCAGATTCGGTGACTTGCATCTGCCTCATCGCGGCTCCTGAGGGCGTTGCCCGCCTGGAAGAAATCCACGGCGATGACGATCGCGTGCACGTGGTGCTCGCGAACCTGGACGAGAAGCTCAACGAAAAGTCCTACATCATCCCAGGTCTGGGCGATGCCGGTGACCGTCTTTACGGTGTAACCCCGCCGATTGCCTAA
- a CDS encoding sensor histidine kinase gives MSFFSPNTKVSSPHALQRKLLLILLTSVTAVSVLLGLLYNAGMRQTLMDQLNSQLRLATERALNYSQGAPAVNSRLDAPGQAAGTLTARFVDKYVFNGGVLDERTGVLEQLSQEDAIPMVDLELSTLREGGPFKPVRAHLTVGDYYLVAVKDSGSNGILIVGLPLHSTDLALRGMAWLTLFIALILIAGAGLAGSWLISRSLASLKRVATVAASVAAEELDSGKVDLAQRVPAQDAIPGTEVGNVGNALNAMISNVSTALTSREKSQAQMRQFVADASHELRTPLSAIRGYTELLSATEHFSPDGQRSVDRVLQQSARMSSLVESLLLLARLDEENAFKRSEVDLCELTADITEDFKLTASDHHWIFDCRTPQTIIHADSASLRRVITNLLANARKHTTAGNTVTVSVDQDDQTDEAILRVHDTGEGIAPEFLPRVFERFTRADKARSGSDGTTGLGLPIAKSIVEAHGGKITVASKPGDTVFEVRLPLIDPEIAEEMPKAAV, from the coding sequence ATGAGTTTCTTCTCCCCGAATACCAAGGTGAGCTCTCCGCATGCGCTCCAGCGCAAGCTGCTGCTCATCCTGCTGACCTCGGTAACCGCTGTGTCCGTCTTGCTCGGCCTGCTCTATAACGCCGGCATGCGCCAGACCTTGATGGACCAGCTCAACAGCCAGCTGCGCCTGGCCACCGAACGCGCCCTGAATTATTCGCAGGGCGCGCCAGCGGTGAACTCTCGGCTTGATGCTCCCGGCCAAGCCGCCGGCACGCTGACCGCCCGCTTCGTCGACAAGTATGTCTTCAACGGCGGTGTGCTCGATGAACGCACCGGCGTCTTGGAACAGCTGAGCCAGGAAGACGCCATCCCGATGGTGGATCTTGAGCTGAGCACGCTGCGTGAAGGCGGGCCGTTCAAGCCGGTTCGCGCGCATTTGACCGTGGGCGACTACTATCTGGTCGCCGTCAAGGATTCAGGTTCCAACGGCATTTTGATTGTCGGCCTGCCCTTGCACAGCACCGATCTGGCCTTGCGCGGCATGGCTTGGCTAACGCTGTTCATTGCGTTGATCCTGATTGCCGGTGCCGGTTTGGCTGGTTCCTGGCTGATCTCACGCTCGCTGGCTTCGCTGAAACGCGTGGCTACGGTGGCTGCTTCGGTTGCTGCAGAAGAACTTGATTCAGGCAAGGTGGATCTAGCCCAGCGAGTGCCTGCACAAGATGCAATTCCCGGCACGGAAGTGGGCAATGTCGGCAATGCGTTGAACGCGATGATCAGCAATGTCTCAACCGCACTGACCTCCCGCGAAAAGTCCCAAGCCCAGATGCGCCAGTTTGTCGCCGACGCTTCGCACGAGCTGCGCACCCCGCTTTCAGCGATCCGCGGCTACACCGAGCTGCTCTCGGCTACCGAGCACTTCTCCCCCGACGGACAACGCTCGGTGGACCGGGTACTGCAGCAAAGCGCGCGCATGAGCTCGCTGGTGGAAAGCCTATTGCTCCTGGCTCGCTTGGACGAAGAGAATGCCTTCAAACGCAGTGAAGTGGACTTGTGCGAACTGACTGCGGATATCACTGAAGACTTCAAGCTCACCGCCAGCGACCATCACTGGATTTTCGACTGCCGGACGCCGCAGACCATCATCCATGCTGATTCAGCCTCCCTGCGTCGGGTAATCACCAATCTCCTGGCCAACGCCCGCAAGCACACCACTGCCGGAAACACTGTCACGGTGTCGGTGGACCAGGATGATCAGACCGATGAAGCAATCCTGAGGGTGCACGACACCGGAGAAGGCATCGCACCGGAATTCCTGCCACGAGTCTTTGAGCGTTTCACCCGTGCTGACAAGGCCCGCTCAGGCTCCGATGGCACTACCGGCTTGGGCTTGCCGATCGCCAAGAGCATCGTCGAAGCCCATGGCGGCAAGATCACCGTGGCATCCAAACCAGGTGACACGGTCTTCGAGGTCCGCTTGCCGCTGATCGATCCGGAAATCGCTGAAGAAATGCCAAAGGCTGCGGTGTAA
- a CDS encoding response regulator transcription factor, whose product MNESRFSPSQLPRLTHPDGTAIKVLVVDDEPSLAELVAMGTRMLGWEATMAHDGPEAVATARSLAPDVLVLDWMLPGFDGPEVLRKVRTHFPEIPVLFLTAKDAVEDRIEGLGAGADDYVAKPFSLEEVLIRLHRLVERSGAATADSAELVVGDLVLNTDSHDVSRAGREISLTATEFDLLSYLMNNARRVVSKSQILDNVWHYDFDGQANIVELYISYLRKKIDVDAEPMIHTVRGVGYVLKPAA is encoded by the coding sequence ATGAATGAATCTCGATTTTCCCCTTCGCAGCTGCCTCGACTAACCCATCCCGATGGCACAGCAATCAAAGTTCTGGTGGTCGATGATGAACCTTCGCTTGCGGAATTGGTCGCCATGGGAACCCGCATGCTGGGCTGGGAAGCCACAATGGCCCACGACGGACCAGAGGCCGTAGCTACCGCCCGCTCATTGGCTCCAGATGTTCTGGTGCTGGACTGGATGCTGCCAGGCTTTGACGGCCCCGAGGTCCTGCGCAAGGTACGCACCCATTTCCCCGAAATCCCGGTTCTGTTCCTCACCGCCAAGGACGCGGTGGAAGATCGCATCGAAGGCTTGGGCGCCGGAGCTGACGATTACGTGGCCAAGCCCTTCAGCCTCGAAGAGGTCCTGATCCGCTTGCACCGCCTGGTGGAACGTTCCGGCGCGGCCACCGCCGACTCCGCCGAATTGGTCGTTGGTGACCTGGTGCTGAATACGGACTCGCATGATGTCTCCCGGGCAGGCCGCGAGATTTCGCTGACCGCCACCGAATTCGATCTGCTCAGCTACCTGATGAACAACGCCCGCCGCGTGGTTTCCAAGTCGCAGATCCTGGATAACGTATGGCACTACGACTTTGATGGCCAGGCCAACATCGTCGAGCTGTATATCTCCTACCTGCGCAAGAAGATCGATGTTGATGCAGAACCCATGATCCATACCGTGCGTGGCGTCGGCTACGTATTGAAGCCGGCGGCATGA
- a CDS encoding winged helix-turn-helix domain-containing protein, protein MSAGSGYVHVSIRNAQNRAAAAQRAASGNYAPAGYRPLRAVSTAHETREPMHSSTTAPVQSTGQPSTDTSARGFVLYVGLDETTAQAQGTSLGKLATQVRAFLATLSPQAQTHAAVALAPTSAQGDPIDVVRQALGDPTVSRRPRAEARPSTPRPSGVLIDLSRREVYLDGETLNLTFKEFELLNFLVENGTRTVGREELLENLWRNAEEVPNERTIDVHIRRLRSKLGRLANTVRTVRGQGYRFYEHPEVVVWAAPEYSI, encoded by the coding sequence ATGTCGGCTGGATCCGGATACGTCCACGTTTCAATTCGCAATGCACAGAACCGCGCAGCTGCTGCGCAGCGTGCAGCTTCTGGTAACTATGCTCCAGCGGGCTATCGCCCACTGCGCGCAGTTTCCACCGCTCATGAAACTCGTGAACCGATGCATTCGTCGACCACTGCTCCAGTGCAGTCAACTGGACAGCCAAGTACTGATACCTCCGCCCGAGGATTCGTGCTCTACGTGGGTTTGGATGAAACCACCGCGCAAGCACAGGGCACTTCGCTGGGCAAGCTGGCCACTCAGGTACGCGCTTTCTTGGCTACCTTGTCTCCGCAGGCGCAGACCCACGCTGCGGTAGCGCTGGCTCCAACCAGCGCGCAGGGTGATCCAATTGACGTCGTCCGCCAGGCCCTGGGCGACCCAACCGTATCGCGTCGTCCACGCGCCGAGGCTCGTCCATCGACCCCACGCCCATCGGGTGTGCTGATCGACCTGTCGCGCCGCGAAGTGTACCTGGATGGCGAAACCCTGAACCTGACTTTCAAGGAATTCGAGCTGCTGAACTTCCTGGTGGAAAACGGCACCCGTACCGTTGGCCGCGAAGAACTGCTGGAAAACCTGTGGCGCAATGCCGAAGAGGTCCCTAACGAGCGCACCATCGACGTGCACATCCGACGCCTGCGCTCCAAGCTGGGACGCCTGGCGAACACCGTACGCACCGTGCGCGGCCAGGGTTACCGCTTCTACGAGCACCCAGAAGTTGTCGTCTGGGCCGCCCCGGAATACTCCATCTAG
- a CDS encoding SixA phosphatase family protein — translation MNTMHSRKLILMRHAKADYPLGVSDHDRPLAARGHREAPAAGAWLVDNELIPDYIICSDALRARSTCAWVLSELGEKGPTPYIDSRIFSAGTAQLCSIINEVPDTVSNLLVIGHQPILQELALRLASRDSDEEAVYELAMNYPTLGTTVLETSHPYSHLDARDARVTHFIAPRPA, via the coding sequence ATGAACACCATGCATTCTCGCAAGCTCATCTTGATGCGCCACGCCAAAGCCGACTACCCGCTAGGCGTCTCGGATCACGACCGGCCGCTGGCCGCACGCGGACACCGTGAAGCGCCTGCTGCCGGAGCTTGGCTTGTGGACAATGAGCTGATCCCTGATTACATCATCTGCTCTGACGCGCTGCGTGCGCGTTCCACCTGCGCCTGGGTGCTCTCCGAGCTCGGGGAAAAAGGGCCAACCCCCTACATCGACTCACGGATTTTCAGTGCCGGCACCGCCCAGCTGTGCTCCATCATCAACGAGGTTCCCGATACCGTCAGCAACTTGTTGGTCATCGGGCATCAGCCCATTCTCCAGGAATTGGCCCTGCGCCTGGCATCGCGAGACTCGGATGAAGAGGCTGTCTACGAACTGGCGATGAACTACCCGACCCTCGGTACCACGGTGCTGGAAACCAGCCATCCCTATTCCCATTTGGATGCCCGTGATGCGCGCGTTACACATTTCATCGCACCCCGGCCTGCATGA
- a CDS encoding ABC transporter transmembrane domain-containing protein produces the protein MLDQKIAVAPPAQPGRLPALVAPGRRMLLAGLLSLGILAGLLSIAIGWLIGQLSASISLGALGAVLGLVACFFLAKYAERVLAEKLGQHYVAQLRRGLVTHALRSARGPSMGITIARSTNDLSSIRNWIVQGMVPLVAGLPLLAVSGAGLWFLHPLLALSLAATLVLEGILLAALAGGTFLSARTLRRHRGNLASRIADTVAARTAIAAGGGVEREVQRVQDASQKVIDASVHRARFAAALRGGALAIPLLGTALVVAAASMAQLPAAAMATALTLMGICAGTLGEWGRVVEYRQNYKAGRRIIAPLLAEQDRWQAREETPASTRDAKELMLQPSSVRIQVPAGMADQFSTLRAQPGERIALRGSQSQCAALLSAIATGSLVHGADPQAGVWIAEGRSEDLPATGRRKLVGSALDSMVPERGSVARALRYRHPGASLRKAVALAETCGLKMADLPGGEETRLRRGGEPLNSAQQASLLVARALLREPPLLVVDSLLARLPDDAYGDVAELLNGYPGVLLFSAGLPGIKETASWESQA, from the coding sequence ATGCTGGACCAGAAGATCGCCGTTGCGCCGCCGGCGCAGCCTGGGCGCCTGCCGGCACTGGTAGCGCCCGGGCGGCGGATGCTCCTGGCCGGACTGCTCAGCCTGGGCATTCTCGCTGGACTGCTCTCGATTGCCATTGGCTGGCTGATCGGGCAGCTCTCGGCCAGCATCAGCCTGGGAGCTCTTGGCGCGGTATTGGGCTTGGTGGCATGCTTCTTCCTGGCCAAATACGCTGAACGGGTGCTGGCCGAGAAGCTTGGCCAGCATTATGTGGCCCAGCTGCGCCGCGGACTGGTCACCCATGCCTTGCGCAGTGCGCGCGGTCCGTCCATGGGCATCACCATTGCCCGGTCCACCAACGACCTGTCCTCGATCCGCAATTGGATTGTGCAGGGCATGGTCCCGCTGGTAGCCGGTTTGCCGTTGCTGGCAGTCAGCGGCGCGGGCCTGTGGTTCCTGCATCCGCTATTGGCCCTCAGCTTGGCTGCGACCCTGGTGCTTGAAGGCATTTTGCTGGCGGCTTTGGCCGGCGGGACTTTCCTGAGCGCCAGGACCTTGCGCCGGCACCGTGGGAACCTGGCATCGCGCATTGCCGATACCGTGGCCGCCCGTACCGCGATTGCGGCCGGCGGCGGCGTGGAGCGTGAAGTGCAAAGGGTGCAGGACGCTTCGCAGAAGGTGATCGATGCTTCGGTGCATCGCGCCCGGTTCGCCGCAGCCCTGCGTGGCGGGGCGCTGGCCATTCCGCTGTTGGGTACCGCGCTGGTTGTGGCGGCAGCCTCGATGGCGCAGCTTCCGGCAGCCGCCATGGCGACCGCCCTGACGCTGATGGGAATTTGCGCTGGAACGCTGGGCGAGTGGGGCCGCGTGGTGGAGTATCGGCAGAATTACAAGGCGGGCCGGCGAATTATCGCTCCGCTGCTGGCCGAGCAGGACCGCTGGCAGGCCCGCGAAGAGACCCCGGCAAGCACCCGCGATGCCAAGGAACTGATGCTTCAGCCTTCCTCGGTGCGCATCCAGGTGCCTGCAGGGATGGCGGACCAGTTTTCCACGCTGCGGGCCCAGCCCGGCGAGCGAATTGCGCTGCGCGGAAGCCAGAGCCAATGCGCGGCGTTGCTTTCGGCCATCGCTACTGGCAGCCTGGTGCACGGTGCCGACCCGCAGGCCGGGGTGTGGATCGCCGAGGGGCGCAGCGAGGACCTGCCTGCTACAGGCCGCCGCAAGCTCGTGGGCTCCGCATTGGATTCCATGGTTCCCGAGCGCGGAAGCGTCGCCCGTGCGCTGCGGTATCGCCATCCGGGCGCTTCGCTGCGCAAGGCCGTGGCGCTGGCTGAAACCTGCGGCTTGAAGATGGCCGATTTACCTGGTGGAGAAGAAACCCGCCTGCGCCGCGGTGGCGAACCGCTGAATTCAGCACAGCAAGCGTCGTTGCTGGTGGCACGAGCGCTCTTGCGCGAACCGCCGTTGCTGGTGGTTGATTCGCTGCTGGCCCGCTTGCCAGATGACGCCTATGGAGACGTGGCCGAACTGCTCAACGGCTATCCCGGGGTGCTGCTCTTCAGCGCCGGACTGCCTGGCATCAAGGAGACGGCCAGCTGGGAATCGCAGGCCTAG
- a CDS encoding TetR/AcrR family transcriptional regulator: MTTPTGQRRRVRATDSKEKLFEAAMKLLGSRSPESVSVDEIAAAAGVSKGTVYYNFGSKNELVSQILSYGAHKLMGELARAASGEDPYLALRQMLEFSMDFVANYPSFAHLWMQEQLNADTTNALADTPLHTQVTGLIIEVLERLVVLEPDQKLSVATSIFGAALFTARMRASGRTGLDREQTVRAVLLTVDGLRPTRPAAGS, encoded by the coding sequence ATGACAACGCCAACGGGCCAACGCCGCCGTGTGCGGGCCACGGATTCGAAGGAAAAGCTCTTCGAAGCGGCCATGAAGCTGCTCGGATCGCGCTCCCCCGAGTCCGTCTCGGTGGACGAGATCGCGGCCGCGGCCGGCGTTTCCAAGGGAACGGTCTACTACAACTTCGGCTCCAAAAACGAGCTGGTCAGCCAGATCCTCAGCTACGGGGCGCACAAGCTCATGGGCGAGCTGGCACGTGCAGCCTCCGGGGAAGACCCTTACCTTGCGCTGAGGCAGATGCTGGAATTCTCCATGGACTTCGTGGCCAACTACCCATCCTTCGCCCATCTGTGGATGCAGGAGCAGCTGAACGCGGACACCACCAACGCGCTCGCCGACACCCCGCTGCACACGCAGGTAACCGGGCTGATCATCGAGGTCCTCGAACGCCTCGTCGTGCTCGAACCGGACCAGAAGCTATCGGTAGCCACCAGCATTTTCGGTGCCGCCCTGTTTACCGCCCGAATGCGCGCCTCGGGACGGACCGGCCTGGATCGCGAGCAAACGGTGCGTGCCGTGCTGCTCACCGTGGATGGGCTTCGCCCTACCCGGCCGGCAGCCGGATCCTAG